In Lysobacter luteus, a single window of DNA contains:
- a CDS encoding MerR family transcriptional regulator, whose product MTGKGESAPPLMTVRQLAQQGGVTVHVVRNYLRRGLLQAATHTEGGYQLFSASELQRLHFIRTAQQLGFTLAEIEEIIRHSLQRHSPCPLVRDIIRRRLDDTRQQLDRLLAMHERMERAIHAWAALPDSIPTGDL is encoded by the coding sequence ATGACGGGCAAAGGCGAATCAGCGCCGCCGCTGATGACAGTACGCCAGCTGGCACAGCAGGGCGGCGTCACGGTGCATGTGGTGCGCAACTATCTGCGGCGGGGCCTGCTACAGGCGGCCACCCATACCGAGGGCGGCTACCAGCTGTTCTCAGCCTCGGAGCTCCAGCGCCTGCACTTCATTCGTACGGCGCAGCAGCTGGGCTTCACGCTGGCCGAAATCGAGGAAATCATCCGCCACAGCCTGCAGCGGCATAGTCCCTGCCCGCTTGTGCGGGACATCATCCGGCGCAGGCTCGACGACACCCGCCAACAACTGGACAGGCTGCTGGCCATGCACGAACGGATGGAGCGTGCCATCCACGCTTGGGCCGCGCTGCCGGACTCCATTCCGACGGGCGATCTATAG